The Chryseobacterium geocarposphaerae genome window below encodes:
- a CDS encoding GDSL-type esterase/lipase family protein — translation MKKMLSAFLLLTFALFFSQEKKPMFWQDIQNFKKIDQENTPPENAILLIGSSSFTKWTDVANYFPTKTIINRGFGGSRLTDLNYYANDLLNYQPKQIIIYCGENDFADDDKLKADVVVDRFKTFYQKIRQKFPKIEVDYISIKYSPSREKLWPQMKEANKKIAKFMKKEKNADFIDITKVMNDSNGNIRKDLFVEDMLHMTPEGYRLWTSVMNPYMK, via the coding sequence ATGAAGAAGATGTTATCAGCATTCTTATTGCTGACTTTTGCCCTTTTCTTTTCTCAGGAAAAAAAGCCGATGTTTTGGCAAGACATTCAAAATTTCAAAAAAATTGATCAGGAAAATACTCCTCCTGAAAATGCTATTCTTTTGATCGGAAGCTCCTCCTTCACAAAATGGACGGATGTAGCCAATTATTTTCCTACCAAAACTATTATTAACAGAGGTTTTGGAGGTTCCAGGCTCACAGATCTTAATTATTATGCGAATGATCTTTTAAATTATCAGCCTAAACAAATCATCATTTATTGTGGGGAAAACGATTTTGCGGACGATGACAAACTAAAAGCAGATGTTGTTGTTGACAGATTCAAAACATTCTATCAGAAAATTCGTCAGAAATTCCCGAAAATAGAAGTAGATTATATTTCGATTAAGTATTCGCCAAGCAGAGAGAAACTATGGCCTCAAATGAAGGAAGCCAATAAAAAGATTGCTAAATTCATGAAAAAAGAAAAAAATGCTGATTTCATAGATATTACAAAAGTGATGAACGATTCAAACGGGAATATCAGAAAAGACCTTTTTGTAGAAGATATGCTCCATATGACTCCTGAAGGTTACCGACTTTGGACTTCTGTAATGAATCCTTATATGAAGTAA
- a CDS encoding AarF/UbiB family protein: MFDKQQRKLKRSAKLFSVLSKYGFKDVLARMQGGKKVEDTSDEIVSKGSVYERIRLVLEELGPTFVKLGQTFSNREDLLPKELIQELQKLQDKVETVEMNVEDILENEFDISVNDHFTEIQKVPLATASIAQVYKGILNDGTEVILKIKKPDVQTVIEDDLLLIKDLEKLVSSYSEIGEKLNLKQAISTFEKSLLEEVSLINEKENILQFRRNFKSNKETYVPKVYEEFCNNNVLCMEFIDGIKVTDKSILLANNIDPVNISEIGLRLFVTQIMDYGFFHADPHAGNILVKKDGKVVFIDFGAVGKIPPNDKEVLENLIVSFVAKNPHKIVRYLKKMAISYEIPDERRFENDVEDILNFVHSTSLKEINAQVIINKMKDVLTDNRLQMPDYFYLLFKGITLIEGVGRNINPDLDVVKSLSPFTKKIFARKISPQNLFKSGVDRVMNFTDNVDEIPRELRSVLQKLDENKFTVSSEIKNLEKTNQLIKSSIVNLILAMVLGANIIATSIVFVSEAGPRIGELSLVAVLGFIFSIFLVIIILLRITRK; this comes from the coding sequence ATGTTTGATAAGCAGCAACGAAAACTCAAAAGATCAGCCAAATTATTTTCTGTATTAAGCAAATACGGCTTCAAAGATGTATTGGCGAGAATGCAGGGTGGAAAAAAGGTTGAGGATACTTCAGATGAAATAGTTTCTAAAGGAAGTGTTTATGAGAGAATTCGATTAGTATTAGAAGAATTGGGGCCTACTTTTGTGAAGCTGGGACAAACTTTCAGCAACAGGGAAGATCTGCTTCCTAAAGAACTGATTCAGGAGTTGCAGAAATTGCAGGATAAAGTCGAAACGGTAGAGATGAATGTTGAGGATATTCTGGAAAATGAATTTGATATTTCTGTGAATGATCATTTTACAGAAATTCAGAAAGTCCCTTTGGCAACGGCTTCTATTGCACAGGTTTATAAAGGAATTCTGAATGACGGAACTGAGGTGATTTTAAAAATTAAGAAACCTGATGTTCAGACTGTCATTGAAGATGATCTGTTGCTGATTAAAGACCTTGAAAAACTCGTTTCCTCTTACTCAGAAATAGGAGAGAAACTGAATCTGAAACAGGCGATTTCCACGTTCGAAAAATCTCTGCTCGAAGAAGTTTCATTGATTAACGAAAAAGAAAATATTCTGCAGTTTAGAAGGAATTTCAAAAGCAATAAAGAAACTTATGTTCCGAAAGTATATGAAGAATTCTGTAACAATAATGTTCTTTGTATGGAATTTATTGATGGAATAAAAGTAACTGATAAATCGATACTTTTGGCTAACAATATAGATCCTGTAAACATCTCTGAGATTGGTCTGAGACTTTTTGTGACCCAGATTATGGATTACGGTTTTTTCCATGCTGATCCTCATGCAGGGAATATTTTAGTGAAAAAAGACGGAAAAGTTGTTTTCATAGATTTTGGAGCGGTAGGAAAAATTCCGCCTAACGATAAAGAAGTACTGGAAAATCTTATTGTAAGCTTCGTGGCTAAAAATCCTCATAAGATTGTAAGATACCTAAAAAAAATGGCGATAAGCTATGAAATTCCGGATGAAAGAAGATTTGAAAACGATGTGGAAGATATTCTGAATTTTGTTCACAGTACCTCTTTAAAAGAGATCAATGCACAGGTGATTATCAATAAGATGAAAGATGTTCTAACAGATAATCGACTGCAGATGCCTGATTATTTTTATCTTTTGTTTAAAGGAATTACTTTGATAGAAGGAGTTGGACGAAATATTAACCCGGATCTGGATGTTGTAAAAAGTTTAAGTCCGTTTACCAAAAAGATTTTTGCCCGAAAGATCAGTCCGCAGAATCTTTTTAAAAGCGGAGTCGACCGGGTAATGAATTTTACGGACAATGTAGATGAAATTCCTAGGGAATTGCGTTCCGTTTTACAAAAATTGGATGAAAATAAATTTACGGTTTCCAGCGAGATAAAAAATCTGGAGAAAACGAATCAGTTAATTAAGTCAAGTATTGTTAATCTCATTTTAGCAATGGTTTTAGGAGCCAATATTATTGCAACATCAATTGTTTTTGTTTCAGAAGCTGGTCCCAGAATCGGAGAGTTGTCATTGGTTGCTGTTTTAGGATTTATCTTTTCAATATTTTTAGTGATCATCATTTTGCTGAGAATTACAAGAAAATAA
- a CDS encoding lipocalin-like domain-containing protein: MQAYELDILKGDWKTSKTEIVSGKDGKTVLLTTPVTGCSTKDITHFSIDYSTSYTYYNGTGADCKVAGKSEGKYTYDTETKLLTIKYNNNGDQPYRVEILSSSELKILDLSTDIDYNADGVNDRVYMSFKR, translated from the coding sequence ATGCAAGCATACGAATTAGATATTCTAAAAGGAGATTGGAAGACAAGTAAAACGGAAATTGTATCAGGGAAAGATGGTAAAACTGTTCTTTTAACAACTCCGGTAACCGGATGCAGTACAAAAGACATTACTCATTTCAGTATTGATTATTCTACTTCATATACATATTATAACGGTACCGGTGCAGATTGTAAAGTCGCTGGTAAAAGCGAAGGAAAGTATACTTATGACACAGAAACTAAACTTCTTACCATAAAGTATAATAATAATGGTGACCAACCTTATAGAGTAGAAATCTTATCAAGCTCTGAGCTTAAAATTTTAGATTTATCCACTGATATTGACTATAATGCAGATGGAGTCAATGATCGAGTTTATATGTCATTTAAAAGATAA
- a CDS encoding lipocalin-like domain-containing protein: MKKILLLAVAAGFVFSSCKKDDDDQNLIIGTWKVNKFSYKYGNGSSETEIPDECAAKSTIVFKEDGALISNDYYKTGGNCVSDNDMGTYSYNESGKTLAMNLEDNTINFKVLNLTNSELALQGENDDYDGDGTNDEYIVYLKR; this comes from the coding sequence ATGAAAAAAATTTTATTATTAGCTGTAGCTGCAGGTTTCGTTTTTAGTTCTTGTAAGAAAGATGATGATGATCAAAATTTAATAATCGGAACCTGGAAGGTTAACAAATTCAGCTATAAATATGGCAATGGATCTTCTGAAACAGAAATACCGGATGAATGTGCAGCTAAATCGACTATTGTATTCAAAGAAGATGGAGCATTAATCAGCAATGATTATTATAAAACCGGAGGGAATTGTGTTTCCGACAACGATATGGGAACCTATTCTTACAATGAATCAGGAAAAACACTTGCAATGAATTTAGAAGATAATACTATAAACTTTAAAGTATTAAATCTTACCAATTCTGAACTTGCTCTTCAGGGAGAGAATGACGATTATGACGGAGATGGTACGAATGATGAATACATCGTCTATTTAAAAAGATAA
- the purD gene encoding phosphoribosylamine--glycine ligase produces MRILIIGEGGRESALAAKLQKDSRVTKMFFANGNATTDAIGKNVHLSEIKELRDFAIKEKVDLTIVGPEAPLVAGLKDEFKKHDLKVFGPTQKVASLEGSKAFSKKFMQTYDIKTAKAVVFDAYNDAKEYIQTQQYPLVVKASGLAGGKGVVICETLEEAEATIHDFMIRRIFGDAGIRIVIEEYLEGFEASIIAFSNGEKIFPCIAAKDYKKAGKGDTGPNTGGMGTVAPSPEFTQEHYADFEKNILEPTLKGLKGEGFSFKGIIFFGLMVTKNGAYLLEYNMRFGDPETQVLMALMENNLLDVIQDCMSGKDIELKFKDEKAVCLVMCSGGYPRNFETGFEIVGEDKVKHSQLLYAGAIKKGDTVVSNGGRVLNIVATGATYEDARKKVYEDASHVHFDYGFYREDIGKF; encoded by the coding sequence ATGAGAATATTAATCATAGGTGAAGGTGGAAGAGAATCTGCCTTGGCAGCAAAACTTCAGAAAGACTCCAGAGTTACTAAAATGTTTTTTGCCAATGGAAACGCTACTACCGATGCAATAGGGAAAAATGTTCATTTATCAGAGATTAAAGAACTTAGAGATTTTGCAATCAAAGAAAAAGTAGATTTAACGATTGTTGGTCCTGAAGCTCCTCTTGTTGCAGGGTTGAAGGATGAGTTTAAGAAGCATGATCTTAAAGTTTTCGGTCCGACTCAAAAAGTTGCAAGTTTAGAAGGAAGTAAAGCTTTCTCTAAGAAATTTATGCAGACCTATGATATCAAAACAGCAAAAGCTGTAGTATTTGATGCTTATAACGATGCTAAGGAATATATTCAGACACAACAATATCCATTGGTAGTTAAAGCTAGTGGTCTTGCTGGAGGCAAAGGAGTGGTGATCTGTGAAACATTAGAAGAAGCAGAAGCTACGATTCACGATTTTATGATCAGAAGAATATTCGGAGATGCAGGTATCCGTATCGTTATCGAAGAATATTTAGAAGGTTTTGAAGCGTCAATTATTGCGTTCTCAAACGGTGAAAAGATCTTCCCTTGTATTGCTGCTAAAGACTATAAAAAAGCAGGAAAAGGAGATACAGGTCCAAACACAGGAGGTATGGGAACTGTAGCACCAAGCCCTGAATTTACTCAAGAGCATTATGCTGATTTTGAAAAAAATATTCTTGAGCCTACTCTAAAAGGTCTTAAAGGAGAAGGTTTCAGTTTCAAAGGAATCATTTTCTTCGGATTGATGGTGACTAAAAACGGAGCTTATCTGCTTGAATACAACATGAGATTCGGAGATCCTGAAACTCAGGTATTGATGGCTCTTATGGAAAACAATCTTTTAGACGTTATCCAGGACTGTATGAGCGGGAAAGACATCGAGCTTAAATTTAAAGACGAAAAAGCAGTTTGTTTGGTAATGTGTTCAGGAGGTTATCCAAGAAACTTTGAGACAGGATTTGAAATCGTAGGTGAAGATAAAGTGAAACACAGCCAGCTTTTATATGCAGGAGCAATTAAAAAAGGGGATACAGTTGTTTCTAACGGAGGTAGAGTACTGAATATCGTAGCTACCGGTGCAACTTACGAAGATGCCCGTAAAAAAGTTTACGAAGATGCAAGTCATGTACATTTCGATTACGGCTTCTACAGAGAAGACATCGGAAAGTTCTAA
- a CDS encoding DEAD/DEAH box helicase, which translates to MEKLTFADFDLPVKILDVLADLELFEPTPIQEKSLKPILSGRDVMGIAQTGTGKTLAYLLPVLKTWKYNKSGNPTVLVLVPTRELVVQVTEILEKLTENITARVIGIYGGKNINTQKLLFDGGCDILVGTPGRVMDLSIDNAISLKEVQKLIIDEFDEMLNLGFRPQLTHIFEMMKEKRQNILFSATMTEAVDEMLDEYFASPVEISLAKSGTPLEKIEQTAYKVENFNTKINLLENLLKNNEDMSKVLIFNNNKKHADLLFTKIDELFPGQFDVIHSNKSQNYRLKAMKRFENEEIRGLITTDVMARGLDISDITHVINFETPDIPEQYIHRIGRTGRADKDGKAITFVTKKEEPLILDIELLMDKDLKFIDFPEDVKINPKKIASEEEHIAMKNPAPVKLNDGGGAFHEKKAKNTKENWGGPSKRKAPKKFGANRAQQKAISKSKRKK; encoded by the coding sequence ATGGAAAAACTCACTTTTGCAGATTTTGATCTTCCGGTTAAAATTCTTGATGTTTTAGCAGATTTAGAATTATTTGAACCTACTCCTATTCAGGAAAAAAGTTTGAAACCTATACTTTCGGGACGTGATGTGATGGGAATTGCACAGACCGGAACAGGAAAGACATTAGCTTATCTTTTACCGGTTTTAAAAACCTGGAAATACAATAAATCCGGAAATCCAACGGTTTTAGTGTTGGTTCCAACCAGAGAATTGGTAGTTCAGGTAACGGAAATCCTTGAAAAACTAACGGAAAACATCACTGCAAGAGTTATAGGGATTTACGGAGGTAAAAATATTAATACACAGAAGCTTTTATTTGATGGAGGGTGTGATATTTTGGTAGGAACGCCGGGAAGGGTAATGGATTTGTCTATTGATAATGCCATTTCATTGAAGGAAGTTCAGAAACTGATCATTGATGAGTTTGACGAAATGCTCAATTTAGGATTCAGACCTCAGTTGACGCATATTTTTGAGATGATGAAAGAGAAAAGACAGAATATCTTATTCTCTGCAACCATGACTGAAGCTGTTGACGAGATGCTGGATGAATATTTTGCAAGCCCTGTTGAAATTTCACTGGCAAAATCAGGAACACCGCTTGAGAAAATAGAACAGACCGCTTATAAGGTTGAAAATTTCAATACGAAGATCAATTTGCTTGAAAATTTATTGAAAAATAACGAGGATATGTCCAAAGTTTTGATTTTCAATAATAACAAGAAGCACGCTGATTTATTATTTACTAAAATTGATGAACTTTTCCCTGGGCAGTTTGATGTCATTCACTCCAATAAGTCTCAAAACTACAGACTGAAAGCAATGAAGCGTTTTGAGAATGAAGAAATACGAGGATTGATTACTACGGACGTAATGGCGAGAGGTTTGGATATCTCAGATATTACCCACGTTATCAACTTTGAAACACCTGATATCCCTGAACAATATATCCACAGAATCGGTAGAACAGGTAGAGCGGATAAAGACGGTAAAGCGATAACTTTTGTTACCAAAAAAGAAGAGCCTTTGATTCTTGATATCGAGTTATTGATGGATAAAGATTTAAAATTCATCGATTTCCCTGAAGATGTAAAAATAAATCCTAAAAAGATTGCTTCTGAAGAAGAGCATATTGCCATGAAGAACCCTGCTCCTGTAAAACTGAATGATGGAGGGGGAGCTTTCCACGAAAAGAAAGCAAAGAATACCAAAGAAAACTGGGGTGGACCTTCGAAAAGAAAAGCGCCTAAGAAGTTTGGAGCCAACAGAGCACAGCAGAAAGCAATCTCTAAATCTAAGAGAAAGAAATAA
- the pheA gene encoding prephenate dehydratase, with translation MKIAFLGPQASFTQLAASQIFPEEELIPQSSILDCFNAVMNNEVDKAVVPLENSIEGTVSMTLDYLYNFDVFIETELVMPIAHHLMVHPENSVFEKIISHPQALAQTYHFRHENYPGIPSQDFNSTAASAKLVSENPNEKWAAVANRSAAKLYGLKIIHENIQDFEQNHTKFVVLSKSKEILELPLQKTSEKTSLIITLPEDHAGGLHQVLSVFAWRKMNLSKIESRTLKTGLGNYFFFINVASEWHPVLSQNAIDELIALKANVKFLGHYNEYLFVE, from the coding sequence ATGAAGATAGCATTTCTTGGTCCGCAGGCAAGTTTTACGCAGTTGGCGGCTTCACAGATATTTCCGGAAGAAGAATTAATACCCCAATCCAGTATTTTGGATTGTTTTAATGCCGTAATGAATAATGAGGTTGATAAAGCCGTTGTGCCTTTAGAAAATTCAATAGAAGGAACGGTTTCCATGACTTTGGATTATCTCTATAATTTTGATGTTTTTATAGAAACGGAACTGGTAATGCCAATTGCCCATCATTTGATGGTGCATCCTGAAAATTCGGTGTTTGAGAAGATCATTTCCCATCCGCAGGCTTTGGCACAAACCTATCACTTCAGACACGAAAATTATCCTGGAATTCCATCGCAAGATTTTAATTCCACCGCAGCTTCTGCAAAACTGGTGTCTGAGAATCCAAATGAAAAATGGGCGGCTGTAGCCAACCGTTCCGCGGCTAAATTGTATGGTTTAAAGATCATTCACGAAAATATTCAGGATTTTGAACAGAACCATACCAAATTTGTAGTGCTCTCTAAGAGCAAAGAAATCCTTGAGCTTCCCTTACAGAAGACATCAGAAAAAACATCTTTGATTATTACGCTTCCCGAAGATCACGCAGGAGGTCTTCATCAGGTGCTTTCCGTATTTGCATGGCGAAAAATGAACCTTTCAAAAATTGAAAGCCGTACCCTGAAAACAGGATTGGGAAACTATTTTTTTTTCATTAATGTAGCCAGTGAATGGCATCCTGTATTATCTCAAAATGCGATTGATGAGTTGATTGCGCTCAAAGCCAATGTGAAGTTTTTAGGGCATTATAATGAATATCTGTTTGTGGAATAA
- the purH gene encoding bifunctional phosphoribosylaminoimidazolecarboxamide formyltransferase/IMP cyclohydrolase, translated as MSKKRVLISVSDKSGLIEFAQFLEAQNYELISTGGTFKHLKDAGLNPIQIDEVTNFPEMLDGRVKTLHPKVHGGLLAVRSNEEHMKTVQEHGIGLIDMVIVNLYPFFENVNKNISLHEKVEFIDIGGPSMLRSAAKNFDSVTVITDVEDYAAVKIEMEQNGDTYIETRKRLAGKVFNLTSAYDAAISRMLLDEEYPTYLNASYKKVSDLRYGENPHQTAAYYVSTFENGAMKDFEQLGGKELSFNNLRDMDLCWKVVTEFKEEMACCAVKHSTPCGVAIGTSALETYQKTFECDPVSIFGGIVAMNYKIDAATAEELNKTFLEIVMAPEFDEEALEILRKKKNLRIIKIVNPVSDKQTWVKIDGGILVQDNDSIFSDDIKVVTETQPTEEQKKALLFSQRVVKYVKSNAIVVSNGIQAFGIGGGQVNRIWATQQAIERAKEKFSGDLVLASDAFFPFRDVVDFCAQEGIKAIIQPGGSVKDQDSIEAANEHKIPMMFTGIRHFLH; from the coding sequence ATGAGCAAAAAAAGAGTTTTAATCAGTGTTTCTGACAAGAGCGGGTTGATAGAGTTCGCACAGTTTTTGGAAGCCCAAAATTATGAATTGATTTCTACAGGAGGGACGTTCAAACATTTGAAAGACGCTGGCTTAAATCCAATTCAGATTGATGAGGTTACCAATTTCCCTGAGATGTTGGACGGAAGAGTGAAAACATTACACCCGAAAGTTCACGGCGGATTGTTGGCGGTTCGTTCCAATGAAGAGCACATGAAAACAGTTCAGGAGCACGGAATTGGTCTGATTGACATGGTGATCGTGAATCTTTATCCTTTCTTCGAAAATGTAAACAAAAACATTTCTCTTCACGAAAAGGTAGAATTCATCGACATCGGAGGCCCTTCAATGCTTCGTTCTGCAGCTAAAAACTTTGATTCTGTAACGGTAATTACTGACGTAGAAGATTACGCAGCAGTGAAAATCGAAATGGAGCAAAACGGAGATACGTACATTGAAACTCGTAAAAGGTTGGCAGGAAAAGTATTCAATCTTACTTCTGCTTATGATGCAGCGATTTCAAGAATGCTTTTAGATGAGGAATATCCGACGTATCTCAATGCATCTTATAAAAAAGTTTCTGACCTTAGATATGGTGAAAACCCACATCAGACAGCAGCTTACTACGTTTCTACTTTCGAAAACGGGGCAATGAAAGATTTCGAACAGTTGGGAGGTAAAGAATTGTCTTTCAACAATCTTCGTGATATGGATCTTTGCTGGAAAGTGGTTACGGAGTTCAAAGAAGAAATGGCTTGCTGTGCGGTGAAACACTCTACACCTTGTGGAGTTGCCATCGGAACTTCAGCGTTGGAAACGTACCAGAAAACTTTTGAGTGCGATCCGGTTTCCATCTTTGGCGGAATTGTTGCAATGAATTACAAAATTGATGCGGCAACAGCTGAAGAATTAAACAAAACATTCCTTGAAATCGTAATGGCTCCTGAGTTTGACGAAGAAGCTCTGGAAATTTTAAGAAAGAAGAAAAACTTAAGAATTATAAAAATCGTAAACCCTGTTTCTGACAAACAGACTTGGGTGAAAATCGACGGAGGAATTTTAGTTCAGGACAATGACAGCATTTTCTCAGATGATATTAAAGTGGTAACTGAAACTCAGCCTACAGAAGAGCAGAAAAAAGCATTATTATTTTCTCAGAGAGTAGTAAAATATGTAAAATCTAATGCGATTGTAGTTTCAAACGGAATTCAGGCTTTCGGAATCGGAGGAGGACAGGTAAACAGAATCTGGGCAACTCAACAGGCGATTGAAAGAGCTAAAGAAAAATTTTCAGGAGACCTAGTATTGGCTTCTGATGCGTTTTTCCCTTTCCGTGATGTAGTGGATTTCTGCGCTCAGGAAGGAATTAAAGCAATTATTCAGCCGGGAGGAAGTGTAAAAGATCAGGACAGTATTGAAGCTGCCAATGAGCATAAAATTCCGATGATGTTTACAGGGATTAGACATTTTTTACACTAA
- the guaA gene encoding glutamine-hydrolyzing GMP synthase, whose amino-acid sequence MNNGIIILDFGSQYNQLIGRRIREMGVYSEILPFNTPLETLLEKQPKGIILSGGPSSVNAENAHLVEKELYEQGIPVLGICYGMQLTAHLLGGKVHKGVKGEYGKAHLEIVKESSLLKGVSNNSVVWMSHFDEVGQLPAGFELNATSGVIASMSNEDKKIYCVQFHPEVSHTEEGGKMLENFVFGICNAEKNWKLTNYIEKTVEEIREKVGDQKVILGLSGGVDSSVAAVLIHKAIGDQLTCIFVDTGLLRKDEGKKVMDNYGEHFHMNIKMVDASERFLSKLAGVDDPEAKRKIIGNEFIHVFDEESHKIEGAKFLAQGTIYPDVIESQSVNGPSAVIKSHHNVGGLPEDMEFELLEPLRELFKDEVRKVGEELGIPHHLVHRHPFPGPGLGIRVLGAVDAEKVRILQEADDIFIEELYKNDLYEKVSQAFVVLLPVKSVGVMGDERTYEYTAVVRSANTIDFMTATWSRLPYEFLDTVSSRIINEVRGINRVAYDISSKPPATIEWE is encoded by the coding sequence ATGAACAACGGTATTATCATATTAGATTTCGGATCACAGTACAACCAGCTTATCGGAAGAAGAATCCGTGAAATGGGAGTATATTCTGAAATTTTACCTTTCAATACACCATTAGAAACACTTTTAGAAAAACAGCCAAAAGGAATTATCCTTTCAGGGGGGCCAAGTTCTGTAAATGCAGAAAACGCTCATTTGGTTGAAAAAGAATTATATGAACAAGGAATTCCTGTATTGGGAATTTGCTACGGAATGCAGCTTACAGCACATCTTTTAGGCGGAAAAGTTCATAAAGGAGTAAAAGGGGAGTATGGAAAGGCTCACTTAGAAATTGTAAAAGAATCTTCTTTATTAAAAGGAGTTTCTAATAACTCAGTAGTTTGGATGAGCCACTTTGATGAAGTTGGACAATTACCTGCAGGTTTTGAATTAAACGCAACATCAGGAGTAATTGCTTCAATGTCAAACGAAGATAAAAAAATCTACTGTGTGCAGTTTCACCCGGAAGTTTCCCATACAGAAGAAGGAGGAAAAATGTTGGAGAATTTCGTTTTCGGAATCTGTAATGCGGAGAAAAACTGGAAACTGACAAACTATATTGAAAAAACAGTTGAAGAAATCCGTGAAAAAGTAGGAGATCAAAAAGTAATCTTAGGACTTTCAGGAGGGGTAGACTCTTCTGTAGCGGCCGTTTTGATCCATAAAGCGATCGGAGATCAGCTGACTTGTATCTTTGTTGACACAGGTTTATTGAGAAAAGATGAAGGCAAGAAAGTAATGGATAATTATGGTGAACATTTCCATATGAACATTAAAATGGTAGATGCATCCGAAAGATTCCTTTCAAAATTAGCTGGAGTTGACGATCCTGAAGCCAAAAGAAAAATCATCGGAAACGAATTTATCCACGTTTTTGATGAAGAATCTCATAAAATTGAAGGTGCTAAATTCTTAGCCCAGGGAACGATTTATCCTGACGTAATCGAAAGTCAGTCTGTAAACGGACCTTCTGCAGTAATCAAATCTCACCACAACGTTGGTGGACTTCCGGAAGATATGGAATTTGAATTACTAGAGCCTCTAAGAGAATTATTCAAAGATGAAGTAAGAAAAGTAGGAGAAGAACTGGGAATTCCTCATCATTTGGTACACAGGCACCCTTTTCCTGGTCCTGGATTAGGAATCAGAGTATTGGGAGCTGTAGATGCTGAAAAAGTAAGAATTCTTCAGGAAGCGGATGATATCTTCATTGAAGAATTATACAAAAACGATTTGTATGAAAAAGTTTCTCAGGCATTCGTAGTGCTTCTTCCGGTAAAATCTGTAGGAGTAATGGGAGATGAAAGAACATACGAATATACAGCAGTAGTTCGTTCTGCAAACACGATCGACTTTATGACGGCAACGTGGAGCAGACTTCCTTACGAGTTTTTAGATACGGTTTCAAGCAGAATCATCAACGAAGTAAGAGGAATTAACAGAGTAGCTTACGATATTTCAAGCAAACCGCCTGCAACGATCGAGTGGGAATAA